The window CTTTGCATTCCTGTAGTTCTTAACTATAGTTCTAACTccagttcaaaaaaaaaaactatagtTCTAACTCCAGTTCATGAAAATAGGGACTCCAAATTGAGGAGTcaaaaatttttataaaatgttcttggatcaataatattattgattatCTTGATAAATATCAAGATAATATATGAAGAAAACATGATTCCAAGCCGAGACTTGACACATTAGGAATCCACTTATGTAATAGAGTTGATCCACTGAGGTATTGAGGAGCGGTGTAGGATCAGAAAGTTCATATTCTTTCGTCATTGATTAACAATTTGTTGGACAATACTCAACGCAGGAATGTTccaatttttataatatctattCCCCAGGTTTATATTGTCCATTTCATTGATTGCAACCAAACAGAGCATAATACTACTGATCTTTACCATTCTAAATAAGCAGGGATGTATATTCTTCTCATCTCGTGCAACTCTAATTCGATCTCCCACCGATTCAAATGGGAaacatgaattttttttcaaatataataaagagATCTTGGAGACCTTTATTAAAAATGATCATGACAGGTCAGTGGATTAGTGTTATGTCGCTCCATCCATGATTTTCAAATATGATGCCgatatcatttttatatatttgtattatcaaaaatattagcaATAAATATATTGTGTAGATAAGTGTTAGCTCGAGTtgtttaaaatatgatataaatgtaaaaaaataaaatacaattgGCTTTGTCTTCCTGAAACCGGGTGTGATTCGGCTTTGATACTTTTGCTGGAAACGTTGGGGTAGTGGCTGAATGACTACCACCACATGTTGGCTGAATTTGCATTTAATCTTAACACCATTTCGACAGGGATATGCAACAACATAGATAAAGGAAGACAGTGACCTTAACCTACAAGCTGTGTACCATCATTGGCTGTTCAACACCCCTTTACTCGCATCTGAAAGTGAAATTCTAAGGTGGTGCTTGGCCACGGCTTAAAAGtctggatttataagttagaactgtttgtgtaataagtcaagaagtacttataaaaagccGAGAATACTAGCTTTTATGTGATGACTTCtccttatttcccaaacactttaatgacttataagtattaatttgcttctaacttttatttcacttctttactttaatcaagaagcacttattttaaccccacccaaacgacccctaactCTATCGAAATTTTACAGACACGAAAATTTCACAACCAACTCTGCAATAATGCAGGAGAGGACATGATCAAGACTCGTATCTGTCCAAACTCTAACGCGTTTTAATAGTTTCTTAGTACTTTCAAGGATTGCAGTCTAGTGTTTTGCTGATCAGCGTGTAGATACGAGTATGTAAAGGGCTGAACATTCTTCTCATGTAAAAAGTATTTGTTCGATACCCTGTGTCACAGACTCGGCACCCATTGACTCGTAGACTTGAGAAGTCGGGCCTGCTATAAATTACAGAGCTATACTGAGAATATACACATTAAAACATAAACTGCTGAGTGCTCATATCAAAACACTAAACAGTATTATGAAGGCcttatttctttttcttgctgTTTTAGTGTTCTTTTCTTGGGGGTTAAAACCGCTAGAGTCTACCACATTGAAATTCAATACCAGCGACACTAATCACACTATTATGCAGGCTAAAGTCATTACAATTCACCCGGAATGTCAGAGGAAATGTGGTGACCTAGTCGTACCATATCCGTTTGGCATCAATTCAGAAAGTCTCAACTGTTCCATAAATCCGTCATTTGCTATTACCTGCAACAGTTCTACCAAGCCTCCGAAGGCCTTCTTAATGAATGGTAACGTTCAGGTTTATGATATATCCAACACTGAGTTGCGGATTTCTAATTATTTGGCTTTTAGGTGCTATGATAAGTTTGGCAATCTAACCAGCGACGAATATTCCTACATTAGTCTGGGAGAAACTTCATTTACGTATTCTGCTGCAAATGTATTCACTGTTGTTGGTTGTGATGACTTAGCTAACATATATAATGCTCCGGCTGGCACTTTGCCTAAAGGATGCAGTACAACATGCCAAAACATAAACGAAGTCACTGAAAACGAGACTTGTTCCGGCAGTGGCTGTTGTCAAGTACCCATCAATGTTGTGCAGTACTTCCGAGCCTATCTCCACAGCTATAATGACCATACAAATGTCTCATCCTTCAATAGATGCGGGTTTGCATTCATGGGCGAGAAAGGTAGCTTCACTTTTCGAGGTAAATCAGATCTTGCTGATCCAGTTGCCTTCTGGAATAGGACTCGGCAAAGTGTTCCCATAGTACTAGATTGGGTAATTGGGAATAAAAGTTGCACCGAAGCAGCTCACTTGAAGTCTTCTGTTTGCAAATACCCAAATAGCTACTGCATCGACGGAATTCTGGCCAGAGGATATAAAGGATATCAGTGTAAATGCAATGAAGGTTATGAGGGCAATCCATATCTCAGTTCAGGTTGCCAAGGTAATTATCTAAGTTGACCGTGCTTCTAGTTTTGAActtgtttattaatttaatattatgtaACTGATTCGATTTTTATCTTTTCTAAGATATCAATGAATGTGAACGAGATCATGATTGCGAACAACTCTGTATCAATACCAATGGAACTTATAGTTGCTCTTGCGAACATGGGCACTATACTGACCCTAGTGATCTGAAGAGATGCATTGCTAAAAGCTCCAAGCCCCAACTGATCATATTTGTAATAGGTAATTAATCCTAAGTCCTCAAGTTTCATACAGATATTTGTAATAGGTAATTACTCTTTAGTCTTATTTCCACATATCACTTATTAGTTCTGATAAATCATGGGTCGATAATGCAGGAACGGCAATTGCTTGCATTTTGGTGATTACTGGAATGAATTGGTTGTATTGCATCATGCATAAGAGAAAACAATCCCAACTGCGAGAGAAATTGTTTCACCAGAATGGCGGTCTCTTGTTAAAACAGCAAAGTATCTCCGAGGGTGGTAGTGTTGAGTCAACAAAACATTTTACTTATGAAGAACTGAAGAAAGCAACTAACAACTATGCTGCTGATAGAATAGTTGGGCAAGGTGGTTATGGTATAGTTTACAAAGGAATTTTACCTGATCAACGTGTCGTTGCAGTCAAAAGGTCAAAAGTATTGGATCCAAGTCAAATAGATCAATTTATCAATGAGGTGGTAGTTCTTGCACAAGTTAACCACAGAAATGTGGTCAAACTTCTAGGATGTTGTTTAGAATGTGAGGTACCATTGTTGGTATATGAGTTTATATCCAATGGCACTTTATTCCATCATGTCCACAGTACTGACGGAGGCTTGTCATGGTTATCTTTAGACAATCGGTTGAGAGTTGCTGCTGAATCTGCTGGTGCCCTTGCGTATCTTCATTCAGAAGCTTCTATGCCCATTATGCATAGA of the Daucus carota subsp. sativus chromosome 4, DH1 v3.0, whole genome shotgun sequence genome contains:
- the LOC135146745 gene encoding wall-associated receptor kinase 2-like, with protein sequence MKALFLFLAVLVFFSWGLKPLESTTLKFNTSDTNHTIMQAKVITIHPECQRKCGDLVVPYPFGINSESLNCSINPSFAITCNSSTKPPKAFLMNGNVQVYDISNTELRISNYLAFRCYDKFGNLTSDEYSYISLGETSFTYSAANVFTVVGCDDLANIYNAPAGTLPKGCSTTCQNINEVTENETCSGSGCCQVPINVVQYFRAYLHSYNDHTNVSSFNRCGFAFMGEKGSFTFRGKSDLADPVAFWNRTRQSVPIVLDWVIGNKSCTEAAHLKSSVCKYPNSYCIDGILARGYKGYQCKCNEGYEGNPYLSSGCQDINECERDHDCEQLCINTNGTYSCSCEHGHYTDPSDLKRCIAKSSKPQLIIFVIGTAIACILVITGMNWLYCIMHKRKQSQLREKLFHQNGGLLLKQQSISEGGSVESTKHFTYEELKKATNNYAADRIVGQGGYGIVYKGILPDQRVVAVKRSKVLDPSQIDQFINEVVVLAQVNHRNVVKLLGCCLECEVPLLVYEFISNGTLFHHVHSTDGGLSWLSLDNRLRVAAESAGALAYLHSEASMPIMHRDVKLANILLDDNYVAKISDFGASRLVPMDQTKVITLVQGTLGYLDPEYFHTGELTDKSDVYSFGVVLAELLTGRQPICMENSVEEKNLATYFISSLKEKKLFQVLDRRVVREGSMDQLQNAAQLVKRCLNLNGEERPAMKDVVTEIESLRKFSKHPWANRHGTEETTSLIVHTEIQHSDLYEIQLSSHDGNNSEQYSSSTTVSLLHQPSSPR